One Paracidovorax avenae ATCC 19860 genomic region harbors:
- a CDS encoding DUF2147 domain-containing protein, with protein MRTTLLAIALAAAALPSWAQMSPVGTWRSIDDKTGEAKAEIRITEADGALSGRIEKSLKKDTKPDATCLECSDDRKGQPIAGLEIIRGGKKAEGKDLWEGGRILDPENGKEYRASFTPIDGGAKLEVRGYLGPFWRTQVWQRVQ; from the coding sequence ATGAGAACCACTTTGTTGGCTATTGCCTTGGCAGCCGCCGCGCTGCCGTCCTGGGCCCAGATGTCTCCGGTGGGGACGTGGCGCAGCATCGATGACAAGACTGGCGAGGCGAAGGCCGAGATCCGTATCACCGAGGCGGATGGTGCGCTGTCGGGCCGCATCGAGAAGTCGCTGAAGAAAGACACCAAGCCCGACGCCACCTGCCTCGAGTGCAGCGATGACCGCAAGGGCCAGCCCATCGCCGGCCTGGAGATCATCCGCGGCGGCAAGAAGGCCGAAGGCAAGGACCTGTGGGAAGGGGGCAGGATCCTCGACCCCGAGAACGGCAAGGAATACCGCGCCAGCTTCACGCCCATCGACGGCGGCGCGAAGCTGGAGGTGCGCGGCTACCTGGGGCCGTTCTGGCGCACCCAAGTCTGGCAGCGCGTGCAGTAA